From Geotalea uraniireducens Rf4:
TGCGGGCGAATTCAGGGGGATGCAGCCGCAATCCATGGGGATGGGCTCGCAGTCGGTCTTGGCCGCCATGGGTAGCATGGGCAGCGGCACCGGCGGGCCGGGCCCGAGAACTACGGCATCGGCGGCCAATGTCGATAAATCCCAGAACGGACTCGGCGACATCACATTCAGGGCAGGCTACATCGTGGTTCCAGAGGGAGATTATCTGCCGGGCATCCGTCCCAACTTCTTTGTTAAATTTCCCACCGCCGACAAGAACAAATTTCTCGGGACCGGCGCCTTTGACGGAGGTCTTGCCGTGGAACTTTTCAAGTGGTTTGGTTATTGGCTCACCATTGGGGAGTTGGGGTATGCAGTCCAGGGCAAATCGTCGGTGCTGGCCGTTAAAAATTACCTCTATTACAACGCCGGGGTCGGTTACCAGATCGGCGAACGGCTGCGGCCGATGCTCATGCTCAAAGGGAGCACCCCTCCCGTGGAGGGCGCTTCAGCCCAGCTGGAGGCGCGATTGAGGGTCAAGTACCAGATTACCGAACATACCGGCATAGACGGTTACGTCTCAAAGGGGATCAATACGTCCAGTCCCGATTACGGCACCGGTCTGGCGTTCTGTCTCGATTTCTGATCGGGGGCGTTAAACGTAGACACAGTAGTGTCCGTAAGAAAATTACACTGACTCACCAGCACATTGCACCCTCCCCCAGCCCCTCCTTTAGGCCCTTTGGGTCCATCAAGGGAGGGGAGCTTTAAAGTCCCCTCGCCCCTTGTGGACCCAAATTGCGGGCCTAAAGGAGAGGGCTAGGGTGAGGGGAAGTGCTGACGGAAACCGACACACTAACAGTTAAAATGAAAGGAGTAATCCATGAACAGGAAAATTATCGCAGCAGCAGTCGTGACAGCAGCATTGACAGGAGCACTTGCGGGATGCGGAGGAAGCGGCACGACCTCTGCGCCAGTATCCGTGAGCGGGACCGTGGCCGACGGTTATCTGGTGGGGGCCGAGGTCTTCCTCGACAAAAACAATAACTACCAGTGGGACGAAGGTGAGCCGAAGACCATGACCGGGCCTGGAGGAACGTACACGCTGACCATGACGGCGGGCGACATGGGAAAATACCCGGTCGTGGTCCGTGCCATAGCCGGAAGCACGGTGGATGAAGACACCGGACAGACGGTGCCGAACGATTACGTCATGTCCGCGCCTCCGGCTGCCGGCGGATTTGTCAGTCCCATGTCGACCCTGGTCAGGGAAAAAATGGAATCGAATCCGGGGATGACCATGGCGCAGGCGATGATACAGTTGAGGAACCAGCTCAATCTCCCGGCAGGCATGGACATGCTTGCCGACTATGTGGCGGGCTCCGGCTACGGCCCATACCAGGGTCAGTACCAGTCCATGCACCAGGTTGCCCGGCAGATGGCTGGGCTGATGGCGGACCAGTCCTCGCTCGTCTTGAACGGCAGCGTGGTCAACAAGGGGCGTTATCGGGGGATGATGGGACAGCTCAACCAGAACCTGCCGCAGATCGCAAACAACGCCTTTCAGGGGATGGGTATGGAAAGCACCTTCATGACCGACATGCGGAGCCGGATGCGGACGATGCTTGAATCCATGTCGGCGGTCAACGGTTTCGGCAACTACTCGGCAATGTTCCGTAACATGACCAGTCACCGGTTTTTCTGGAATTACTCAGGCGGTCGCATGCAACCGGGCAGCGGCATGATGGGCGGTGGTACGAGAGGCATGATGTAACCCGACTCTGCCGCAGCAGGAATGTGTTGATGCGAAAATGTGACGATCCTGTTGCTGGCCCGCACAAAAATTGTATTGACATCAGTCGCCGATTTTAGCTATGCTTCGTCACACGCACGAGCAATCAACTCGTTGCACAATCAGCAACAGCTTGATAGACGATAATACTTAACCATCCGCGAGGGTGGGGCGGAAAGCCTAAAGGGTCTCCATGAGATAGCCGGGTTGCCGAAATATCATACGATATTCGGCGACCCGGCTTTTTTGTGGTCAAAATTGGATAAAGGGGGGTGATAAAGCCGTAAGATGTGACGCGCCTGCGAGGGCGTAAGGTTATGTCGAGTTGTGAATTACTGTTACTCGGTAATAGTCCTTTAGTGGTACACGATAATACTAAACCATCCGTGAGGGTGGGGCGGAAAGCCTATAGGGTCTCAAGTCAGACAGCCGGGTTGCCGAAATATCACGAGATATTCGGCAACCCGGTTTTTATTTGCCCATTTACCGGATGTGGCCGAAAAAAGTAACTCGTGAACAAGGTTCGGATCACCCCATGACGGGCAGTGGGATTGAGCCGGAAGGACAACAAAAATTGCTGTGCCGTCTGGCGCAGCAAGGAGCAAAGGAGAAACAATGAGAGAACAGATTAAAAGAACGTTCGCCGGCATCACCGTACTCTGTCTTGTTGCCGTCGGTCTTATGCTGACCGGCTGCGGCAGCAGCGGCGGAGGTCTTTCATCCCAGGTCGTGAGTGGCGTTGCTGCGGTCGGCGCTCCACTTGCCGGGCAGGTAAACCTTAAGGACGCCTCTAACCCTCCACAGGAAAAGTCGACCGTTATCGGTAATGACGGTACGTTTGCCTTCGATGTCACGGGCATGAAAGGCCCGTTCATCCTGCAGGCGTCAGGGCGCGCCAACGGAACGAATTACGCGCTTCATTCCTTTGCCGGCGGAACGGGCACAGCCAACGTCAACCCGCTCTCAAATGCGGCGGTAGCCAGTGCTGCAGGGGTTGACGACCCGTCACAGGTCTTCGCGAATCCCGACCCGGTCACGCTCCAGAAAATCGAGTCCAATCTCCAGACAGCTGTCGCCACTATCCTGTCCAAGCTCCACCCGCTCCTGAAGCAGTACAGCGCAGACAACTCCGATCCGATCAAGGGGCACTACACCGTTGACCACACCGGTCTCGACGGCATGCTGGACAATGTGAAAATGACCCTATCCAACGGGGTTCTTACGATAGTGAATGCGAAAACCGGCGCAGTCATTTTCAGCGGCAAGATCTCCGACATCAATAACTGGAATTTTTCGGACGACGATAATAACATTCCCGCCCCGCCTGCCGTGCCCGCCGCTCCAGCCGGCTTGACCGCCACCGGCGCTGCCGGCCAGATGACCCTTTCCTGGAACGCCGTCAGCAACGCGACCTCGTACAATGTCTACTACTCGACCACTGGCGGTGTCTCTGCCGCCAATGGGACAAAGATCGCCGGGGCCACCAGTCCTTATGTCCAGAGCGGCCTTACCGCAGGAACCACCTATTACTACATCGTTACGGCAGTGAACAGCGCCGGCGAAAGCGCTGCCTCGGCCCAGGTTTCGGCGACCACCAATGCGACGCCGACACCGACGCCGACTCTCCCTGCTGCACCGACCGGAGTAATGGCCA
This genomic window contains:
- a CDS encoding fibronectin type III domain-containing protein; this translates as MREQIKRTFAGITVLCLVAVGLMLTGCGSSGGGLSSQVVSGVAAVGAPLAGQVNLKDASNPPQEKSTVIGNDGTFAFDVTGMKGPFILQASGRANGTNYALHSFAGGTGTANVNPLSNAAVASAAGVDDPSQVFANPDPVTLQKIESNLQTAVATILSKLHPLLKQYSADNSDPIKGHYTVDHTGLDGMLDNVKMTLSNGVLTIVNAKTGAVIFSGKISDINNWNFSDDDNNIPAPPAVPAAPAGLTATGAAGQMTLSWNAVSNATSYNVYYSTTGGVSAANGTKIAGATSPYVQSGLTAGTTYYYIVTAVNSAGESAASAQVSATTNATPTPTPTLPAAPTGVMATGGTNQVTLSWSAVSNAASYNIYWSTKTGVTTSNGTKISGAMSPAVQAGLAAGTTYYYIVTAVNSAGESTPSVQVAATTVTPTPAPTVPAAPSGVTATGGAKQVTLSWPAVSGATSYNVYWSTASGVTTANGTRIAGATSPYVHTGLSAGTSYYYIVTAVNGAGESAPSTQATATTNAPLPAVPAAPTGVTATGGANQVSLSWSAVSGATSYNVYWSTTSGVTTASGTKIAGATSPYVQTGLAAGTAYYYIVTAVNSAGESAASAKTTATTAAPAIDGAALYSQYCAGCHGALASSNKRKTTASKIQSGISGNVGGMGYLSSLSAAQIQAIATALNF
- a CDS encoding transporter, which encodes MKHNRCSEKFIALLVVMTVLLIPSRLFAEEPSYSTSLGFEFTTGKYGTGIKTDAIFMPFTVAVYPTERLDFSLQIPYVYQSSSAVVAGEFRGMQPQSMGMGSQSVLAAMGSMGSGTGGPGPRTTASAANVDKSQNGLGDITFRAGYIVVPEGDYLPGIRPNFFVKFPTADKNKFLGTGAFDGGLAVELFKWFGYWLTIGELGYAVQGKSSVLAVKNYLYYNAGVGYQIGERLRPMLMLKGSTPPVEGASAQLEARLRVKYQITEHTGIDGYVSKGINTSSPDYGTGLAFCLDF